A region of Liolophura sinensis isolate JHLJ2023 chromosome 8, CUHK_Ljap_v2, whole genome shotgun sequence DNA encodes the following proteins:
- the LOC135473440 gene encoding uncharacterized protein LOC135473440 — protein sequence MADEDSTEQTSLQIDPDTEEETPEPKTRREKLGVFLQSNPVQYGILALVIIDVVIVILEILIDFEMIVIPENEDTSLSVTGSSSYFNNSTVFDAYHVTTSAYHMEPHALKAEHDQSNHEIHHDVHSPQHDYGLSNHSDHYNSSDHHDDHGGHHGSGHHHSNKETVEHILHYSSLTILAIFVVEVFCKLIAEGLHFFKHKAEVFDATIVLVSFSMDIAFSFVTVTSAARDATGLMVVLRLWRVTRIINGVIMSVKKDADKKINEQKAARVKAEEEVERMRGRIETLQKEVNTLKKKLKNHEPSTNSCNPGSAGSTNDRECNSSRDSPDDR from the exons ACGCCGGGAAAAGCTGGGGGTTTTCCTGCAGAGTAACCCGGTACAGTATGGCATATTGGCCCTTGTCATCATCGACGTGGTTATAGTCATTCTGGAGATACTCATCGACTTTGAGATGATTGTCA ttCCAGAAAATGAAGACACGTCACTTTCTGTGACTGGGTCCAGCAGTTATTTCAACAACAGCACTGTATTTGACGCTTACCACGTTACGACTTCCGCTTATCATATGGAACCCCATGCTCTGAAAGCCGAACACGACCAATCAAATCACGAGATTCATCATGACGTCCATTCACCTCAACATGACTATGGATTATCCAATCATAGCGACCATTACAACTCATCGGATCACCATGACGATCACGGTGGCCACCATGGAAGCGGTCATCACCACAGCAATAAGGAAACTGTGGAACATATATTACACTACAGTAGTTTAACAATATTGGCCATCTTTGTAGTTGAG GTGTTTTGTAAATTAATTGCAGAAGGTCTGcattttttcaaacataaaGCCGAG GTTTTTGACGCCACGATTGTGCTTGTCTCGTTTTCCATGGATATAGCTTTTTCATTCGTCACTGTGACGTCAGCAGCTCGTGATGCCACCGGGCTCATGGTCGTATTACGGCTGTGGAGGGTTACTCGCATCATAAATG GAGTGATTATGTCCGTTAAAAAGGACGCAGACAAAAAGATCAACGAGCAGAAAGCGGCAAGAGTAAAAGCAGAGGAGGAAGTAGAACGTATGCGTGGACGGATCGAAACGCTTCAG AAAGAGGTTAACACTTTAAAAAAGAAGCTAAAAAATCATGAGCCGAGTACTAATAGCTGTAACCCTGGGTCGGCCGGGTCTACTAACGACAGGGAGTGTAACAGTTCTAGAG ATAGCCCAGATGACCGGTAA